Proteins encoded by one window of Panicum virgatum strain AP13 chromosome 7N, P.virgatum_v5, whole genome shotgun sequence:
- the LOC120683702 gene encoding L-type lectin-domain containing receptor kinase SIT2-like yields the protein MGCLRLLLLLLLLAAACSDRAAVLAAEEFAYNGFGGAGLALGGMSVVAPNGLLVLSNGTSQMAGRAFHPAPVRLRGAPGGAVRSFSAAFVFAIVSNFTVLSDNGMAFVVAPSTRLSTFNAGQYLGVLNVTDNGRDDNRVLFVELDTMLNPEFQDMNSNHVGVNVNSMRSLHNHSAGYYDDATGAFSNLSLISRRPMQVWVDYDGATTRLDVTMAPMSVPRPKKPLISAPVNLSAVGTDTAYVGFSAATGVIYTRHYVLGWSFAMDGAAPALDTSKLPSLPRFGPKPRSKVLEIVLPIATAAFVLALLIGVFLFVRRRVRYAEVREDWEVEFGPHRFSYKELYHATKGFKNKQLLGTGGFGRVYKGVLPKSKSNLEIAVKRVSHDSKQGMKEFIAEVVSIGHLRHRNLVQLLGYCRRKGELLLVYDYMPNGSLDKYLHDKARPVLDWEQRFQIIKGVASGLLYLHEDWEQVVVHRDIKASNVLLDGDMNGRLGDFGLARLYDHGVDPQTTHVVGTMGYLAPELVRTGKATPVTDVFAFGVFVLEVTCGRRPLGCIAPDDQNVLLDWVQEHERRGAALDTVDPRLCGKYDADEARLAIRLGLACAHPLPDARPGMRQVVQYMEGDAPMPEAPPTYVSYTMLALMQHDGFDSFAASFPSTATSSASPVSGGFSAVSGLSGGR from the coding sequence ATGGGGTGTCTCCgcttgctcctcctcctcctgctcctcgccGCGGCCTGCTCCGACCGTGCGGCCGTGCtcgccgccgaggagttcgcctACAACGgcttcggcggcgccggcctcgcGCTCGGCGGCATGTCCGTGGTGGCGCCGAACGGGCTGCTGGTGCTCAGCAACGGCACCAGCCAGATGGCCGGCCGCGCGTTCCACCCGGCGCCGGTGCGCCtgcgcggcgcgcccggcggcgccgtCCGGTCCTTCTCGGCGGCCTTCGTCTTCGCCATCGTCTCCAACTTCACCGTGCTGAGCGACAACGGCATGGCGTTCGTGGTCGCGCCCAGCACCAGGCTCTCCACCTTCAACGCCGGCCAGTACCTCGGCGTCCTCAACGTCACCGACAACGGCCGCGACGACAACCGCGTGCTCTTCGTCGAGCTCGACACCATGCTCAACCCGGAGTTCCAGGACATGAACAGCAACCACGTCGGCGTCAACGTCAACAGCATGAGGTCGCTGCACAACCACAGCGCCGGCTACTACGACGACGCCACCGGGGCGTtcagcaacctcagcctcatcAGCCGGCGGCCCATGCAGGTCTGGGTCGACTACGACGGCGCCACCACGCGCCTCGACGTGACCATGGCGCCCATGAGCGTGCCCAGGCCCAAGAAGCCGCTCATCTCCGCGCCGGTCAATCTCTCGGCGGTCGGAACGGACACCGCCTACGTCGGCTTCTCGGCGGCCACGGGCGTCATCTACACGAGGCACTACGTCCTGGGATGGAGCTTCGCCATGGACGGCGCGGCCCCGGCGCTGGACACCTCGAAGCTGCCGTCGCTGCCGCGGTTCGGGCCCAAGCCCCGGTCCAAGGTGCTGGAGATCGTGCTCCCGATCGCCACCGCGGCGTTCGTCCTCGCGCTGCTCATCGGCGTCTTCCTGTTCGTGCGGCGGCGGGTGAGGTACGCCGAGGTGCGCGAGGACTGGGAGGTGGAGTTCGGCCCGCACCGCTTCTCGTACAAGGAGCTCTACCACGCCACCAAGGGCTTCAAGAACAAGCAGCTGCTGGGCACCGGCGGCTTCGGGAGGGTGTACAAGGGCGTGCTCCCCAAGTCCAAGTCCAACCTCGAGATCGCCGTGAAGAGGGTGTCGCACGACTCCAAGCAGGGGATGAAGGAGTTCATCGCCGAGGTCGTCAGCATCGGCCACCTCCGGCACCGCAACCTCGTCCAGCTGCTGGGCTACTGCCGGCGGAAGGGCGAGCTCCTCCTGGTGTACGACTACATGCCCAACGGCAGCCTGGACAAGTACCTGCACGACAAGGCCAGGCCCGTCCTCGACTGGGAGCAGAGGTTCCAGATCATCAAGGGCGTCGCCTCCGGCCTGCTGTACCTCCACGAGGACTGGGAGCAGGTGGTCGTGCACCGGGACATCAAGGCCAGCAACGTGCTCCTCGACGGCGACATGAACGGCCGGCTGGGCGACTTCGGCCTCGCGAGGCTCTACGACCACGGCGTCGACCCCCAGACCACGCACGTCGTCGGCACCATGGGGTACCTCGCCCCGGAGCTGGTGCGGACGGGGAAGGCGACCCCGGTCACCGACGTGTTCGCCTTCGGCGTGTTCGTGCTGGAGGTGacctgcgggcggcggccgctggGGTGCATCGCGCCGGACGACCAGAACGTGCTGCTGGACTGGGTGCAGGAGCACGAGCGCAGGGGCGCGGCGCTGGACACGGTGGACCCGCGGCTGTGCGGCAAGTACGACGCCGACGAGGCCCGGCTGGCCATCAGGCTGGGGCTCGCGTGCGCGCACCCGCTGCCCGACGCGCGGCCCGGGATGCGGCAGGTGGTGCAGTACATGGAGGGCGACGCCCCGATGCCGGAGGCGCCGCCGACGTACGTCAGCTACACGATGCTGGCGCTGATGCAGCACGACGGGTTCGACTCGTTCGCCGCGTCGTTCCCGTCCACGGCCACGTCCAGCGCCAGCCCCGTCTCCGGCGGGTTCTCGGCCGTGTCAGGCCTCTCGGGCGGGAGGTGA